The genome window GGCCTTGCACTTTGTTGGCCAGGAGAACAGAACTGTACTGAGCCTGCACATATTCCCCCTGCGTCACCTACACCAAGTACAATCTCTCATATCTGTTTTTTTActgctgtttttctctctctgtgtattttagTGTGTAAGACAATCTATCCTGTATATCTCATCTctatctagacagacagacataaagtaGAGGAAATGATGAGTCTTGTTTTAtgtgtgtacagtactgtatgctCATCGTACTACAGTCTGAGAGAAATGGGAATTTCTTTGGGTTCCATCCAGCCACTTCTAGACAGGGGAGGTTATTTTAGCCTGTTGCTAAGTTACGCCAAACACAGCACATCTATGGGAGCTGTTTTTTCCCCTTTTCTTCAGTGATATGCAGCAGTTTAGAGAATAGCTTGAGTGTGTGAAAGTGTGGGAGAGGAGGATGTTTCACTGGACACTAAAGGAACGTTTTGGAATGGTAGGAAGTTTTCCTATGTTAAAGATGGGGAAGAAAGGTCtacatcagggatgggcaactgcccCCCACCCGTGGatagttagaatagtagaacaaCATTTAGCTTAGGGCCCCTGGCCCCAAAAGCCTAGGgctggctctgactgcatgtgtgggtatggaatgtgacccacgagccactgcggcccctcatgatgagttctgattttttgtggcccccacccccatcaaagctGGCCATCCCTGGTCTACATCAAACAGCTAGCTGATGTTCAAACAGTGGTTATCAGCATGGTTCACCGGGTCATACCGTACATGACCACAAACTGTTGGTTGCTGACTGCAGTTGGTCTATCAATCTTTGTTTATACTGGTTATCAGTGTGGTCCATCTGGCAATAACATACACCACCACACCTTGTTGACTGCATGCGGTCCACTTTGCAGTCTGTACCAGTCTCAGTGCATTATTACTCACGGTACGAGTAGAGTTTGGCATAGCGCGTACCAAAAGTAATAATGGACCAAGAGCCTGGCTGTCCTCTTCTTCACTCCCATTGGAGACTTTGCtgaaacacacgtacacacacacagcacacacacccatacagcaCACAtgtacgtgcacacacacacatacataatcaaTCATGTGCGTGTGCTATCATGTCTGCGGATAAAGAAAAtggtggaggtgtacctgtatcaCTGGAGGGGGGTATGTGATCGTTTGCTGCTTCTTGACTGGGGTGGGTGGaagaggcaggaggaggaggaggaaggttctCACAGGAGTGTGTGTCTCCTGCCAGCCTGTAGccctctctacacacacagtgGTAGCTGCCTGCCATGTTCACACACTGATGAGAACAGGGCTGCTGCTCACGGCACTCATCCAcatctgacagagagagggaggagacactgGGTGTCACTgatcctgttagggttagaattacgttaagggttcgggttaggagctagggttagttttagggttaagagctagggttaggtttaaggttaggtttttgggttaacaTAAAGGTAAGAGTACAGGTTAGGGAAaattggattttgaatgggactgaattgtacaGCTatccacaaggttagctgtacaagactgtgtgtacGTGCAAGAGCGCgcgtgtgtgtacctgtttgGCAGTGGCGACCCATCCATCCCAGAGGACAGGCGCAGTGGTTGGGTATTAAACATGTTCCTCCGTTCACACAGGACTGGCCACACACcgctggaggacagagagaaatagaataAAAAATGAACATGCACACATACGGGATGCTAGGAAAGTGTAAACCCCTATTACCTTGATTACAGTTGTGTGAGTGGAGTCGTCGCCAACCTGGGCAGCATTCTGGGTAAGAGTGTGAGACTGGCACGGCTCTGGTCACCTGACGGTACGCCACCCTGTACACTGTCCTGGAGAAACACACAACAGAACGTTACAGCTAGGTCTGACAGAGCCACTTAAATAGGTTTGAGTAATGATTCTGAGAAATAGTGTGTGCGTGCAGAGCTCCTAGAGTTTTCTCCATGTCAGCAAACATGGACGCTCAGGTATATTAGGCTGGACCATGGACCAATGGTTACCAAGTGTGTGTGACAAGAGGGGGAGGATGTGGAAAGGATGGCAGGGGGTGAGGTTGACACCAAGCCAGTTCTGGGTTCTGCAGTTTCACTGAAATCTGCTGAAATGTTTCCTGGCATTGtcctcagtgagagagagagagagagagagagagagagagagagagagagagagggaaagagagcaggAAAGAGAAAAATAGCCTCACGAAAGATGTCTCACAAATTAATCAATAACATCAGTCTCATGGTGGGAAAAAAAGTTTATAATTATAGTTGTCGGCTGGGAGCAGtctgctgtggagagagagagagagatgaaggagggaaaGAATGAAAGAGTGCGTAagcaca of Salmo salar chromosome ssa01, Ssal_v3.1, whole genome shotgun sequence contains these proteins:
- the LOC106568866 gene encoding epidermal growth factor-like protein 7 isoform X6; translation: MLRTVYRVAYRQVTRAVPVSHSYPECCPGWRRLHSHNCNQAVCGQSCVNGGTCLIPNHCACPLGWMGRHCQTGSVTPSVSSLSLSDVDECREQQPCSHQCVNMAGSYHCVCREGYRLAGDTHSCENLPPPPPASSTHPSQEAANDHIPPSSDTGGGFGLTENVTEEVQSLKNRVELLEQKLQLVLAPFTSLFPMSLDEGVSEKTSFLSHSFQQLDRIDSLSEQVGFLEERLGTCSCQEN
- the LOC106568866 gene encoding epidermal growth factor-like protein 7 isoform X1, yielding MYQTLLLSSSLFILHVTATPQFHGHHGRRVCGRDIHHSSVITTTESFVQPVHKPYITLCQGHRLCSTYKTVYRVAYRQVTRAVPVSHSYPECCPGWRRLHSHNCNQGNRGLHFPSIPYVCMFIFYSISLCPPAVCGQSCVNGGTCLIPNHCACPLGWMGRHCQTDVDECREQQPCSHQCVNMAGSYHCVCREGYRLAGDTHSCENLPPPPPASSTHPSQEAANDHIPPSSDTGGGFGLTENVTEEVQSLKNRVELLEQKLQLVLAPFTSLFPMSLDEGVSEKTSFLSHSFQQLDRIDSLSEQVGFLEERLGTCSCQEN